A single genomic interval of Fructobacillus americanaquae harbors:
- a CDS encoding cyclic-di-AMP receptor, translating to MKLVNAIVQDKDATKLANAFVKAKIQATRLATSGGFLRSGNTTFIIAIDEDRVEEVLQIIKDVSQKRKQFMVPPISVEGERTGAFPVEVEVGGATVFTQTIDDFYQF from the coding sequence ATGAAATTAGTCAATGCCATTGTTCAAGATAAAGATGCAACAAAGTTAGCTAACGCCTTCGTGAAGGCCAAGATTCAAGCAACCCGTCTTGCCACATCAGGTGGCTTCTTGCGGTCCGGCAATACGACCTTTATCATTGCCATTGATGAGGACCGAGTTGAGGAAGTTCTGCAAATTATTAAAGATGTTTCACAGAAGCGTAAGCAGTTTATGGTGCCGCCAATTAGTGTTGAGGGAGAGCGGACGGGGGCTTTCCCAGTCGAAGTTGAAGTAGGTGGGGCCACTGTCTTCACGCAGACGATTGATGATTTCTATCAGTTCTAA
- a CDS encoding helix-turn-helix domain-containing protein: MEQNRIKQLRQEKKISLTKLASVVGISQPTLSRYESGYIKNGKHQVWQKLADFFDVPISHLQGLDTFSSQGIDLLIESLSRLNEKNNKENTPTIDGLALIVKLLCYHGNDDSVKALNSFFDNLNYFDPENPGVDLIVAEQAKENAEYKYLSTGGFSSTQALEKDTYKKAKMLIDSLSKLQTQQNKHK, translated from the coding sequence ATGGAACAAAATAGAATTAAACAATTAAGACAAGAGAAAAAAATTAGCTTGACTAAGCTTGCATCCGTTGTTGGCATATCACAGCCAACTCTTTCGAGGTATGAAAGTGGGTATATTAAGAATGGCAAACACCAAGTTTGGCAAAAACTTGCTGATTTTTTTGATGTTCCTATCTCACATCTTCAAGGACTAGATACATTTTCAAGCCAAGGCATTGACTTGCTAATAGAAAGCCTTTCTAGACTTAATGAAAAAAACAACAAAGAGAACACGCCGACGATTGACGGCTTGGCTTTAATTGTTAAACTGCTTTGCTATCACGGAAACGACGATTCCGTAAAAGCATTAAATAGCTTTTTTGATAACCTGAATTATTTTGACCCTGAAAACCCGGGGGTTGATTTAATCGTTGCAGAACAAGCAAAAGAAAATGCAGAATATAAATATTTGTCAACGGGTGGTTTTTCATCAACTCAAGCACTAGAAAAAGATACTTACAAAAAGGCTAAAATGCTTATTGATAGTCTTTCAAAACTTCAGACCCAACAAAATAAGCATAAATAA
- a CDS encoding acyl-[acyl-carrier-protein] thioesterase, whose product MADIFSITRPVEYYQVDLTRKLSLPMVLNLAILCSRLQGEHLNVGYTETDKRGLGWVILQYDLKITRRPKLGEKITIETKAGEWSSYFAMRGFYFKDEHGEIIIDIDSLWALIDLETRRMKRLPEDLVVPYGGQEVRRLDKMVKVDKIKDADVQVRRPYQVRFLDIDGNRHVNNSKYLEWMLDVLPLDFLKGHEAAELTIRYENEVHYGHRVESQAILTDNKSRHRVVKEDGISAEAVINWMDRPKQKVRKSRCLY is encoded by the coding sequence ATGGCTGATATTTTTTCAATTACACGACCTGTTGAGTATTATCAGGTTGATCTGACACGCAAGCTTTCCTTACCAATGGTCTTGAACCTGGCCATCCTATGCTCCAGGCTCCAGGGGGAACACTTGAACGTTGGTTATACTGAAACCGATAAGCGTGGTTTGGGTTGGGTTATTTTACAATATGATTTAAAGATTACCCGCCGGCCAAAATTAGGTGAGAAGATCACAATTGAGACCAAGGCTGGGGAGTGGTCTTCTTATTTTGCCATGCGTGGCTTTTACTTTAAGGACGAACATGGTGAAATAATTATTGACATTGATTCCCTTTGGGCCTTGATTGACTTAGAGACGAGGCGAATGAAGCGCCTACCTGAAGACCTTGTTGTTCCTTATGGTGGCCAAGAGGTGCGTCGTTTAGACAAGATGGTCAAGGTTGATAAAATCAAAGATGCAGATGTTCAGGTTAGGCGGCCCTATCAGGTACGTTTCTTGGACATTGATGGAAACCGCCACGTCAACAATTCTAAATACTTGGAGTGGATGTTGGATGTGTTGCCCCTTGATTTTTTGAAAGGGCATGAGGCGGCTGAGCTGACCATTCGTTATGAAAACGAAGTCCATTATGGTCACCGAGTTGAATCACAAGCAATTTTAACAGATAATAAATCAAGACACCGGGTTGTCAAAGAAGATGGAATTTCGGCAGAGGCCGTGATTAATTGGATGGACCGGCCCAAACAAAAAGTGAGGAAAAGTAGATGTCTGTATTAG
- a CDS encoding ROK family protein, producing the protein MALLGAIEGGGTKFVLAVCDEDMKIVDRQSIPTEDGEKTLDAVIAYFDQFEDIKAMGIAMFGPIDINPESKTYGRVLDTPKRGWSGYDFMGRMKAWRDIPYYWTTDVNGAAWAEYKTGAVKENQSLVYLTIGTGVGAGIINRGHFLAGYGHPEAGHIMIQKHPKDDYRGHCPFHQDHCLEGLASGPAMAERWGMTAKELPDDHIAWEIEADYLAQAAVDFTVILRPDKIIFGGGVPHRENLLPMIRKAFADKFRNYLATPDFEDYIVPVSTGDNAGIIGCFYLAQAKLAEEK; encoded by the coding sequence ATGGCACTATTAGGAGCAATTGAAGGCGGCGGTACGAAGTTTGTTTTAGCTGTCTGTGATGAGGATATGAAGATTGTTGACCGTCAGTCGATTCCGACTGAAGACGGTGAAAAGACACTTGATGCGGTGATTGCCTACTTTGATCAGTTTGAGGATATCAAGGCAATGGGGATTGCGATGTTTGGCCCGATTGATATTAATCCAGAGTCCAAAACTTATGGCCGCGTCTTAGATACACCAAAGCGTGGTTGGTCAGGTTATGATTTTATGGGTCGAATGAAGGCCTGGCGTGATATTCCTTACTACTGGACCACTGACGTCAATGGTGCGGCATGGGCTGAGTATAAGACGGGAGCCGTGAAAGAAAATCAATCGTTGGTTTATCTGACGATTGGAACGGGTGTTGGTGCAGGTATTATCAACCGTGGCCACTTTTTGGCAGGCTACGGCCACCCCGAGGCAGGCCACATTATGATTCAAAAGCATCCAAAGGATGACTATCGGGGCCATTGTCCATTCCATCAAGACCACTGCTTGGAAGGCTTGGCATCTGGACCGGCCATGGCTGAACGTTGGGGGATGACAGCTAAGGAATTACCTGATGACCATATCGCTTGGGAAATTGAAGCTGATTATTTGGCCCAAGCCGCAGTTGACTTTACGGTCATTCTCCGCCCCGACAAAATTATCTTTGGTGGCGGGGTTCCACACCGCGAGAACTTATTACCAATGATTCGCAAGGCTTTTGCCGATAAGTTCCGTAATTATTTGGCAACACCCGATTTTGAGGATTACATTGTCCCTGTTTCTACTGGCGATAACGCTGGTATTATTGGCTGCTTTTATTTAGCCCAAGCTAAGTTAGCGGAAGAAAAATAA
- a CDS encoding YjdF family protein, with the protein MFLPSFPEIHQLLLNKVANSTVGLGSSTSAFKERFKMHTVTCQLTITFDGSFYRAIFESYNQNTYTVYQKVLGTTEPKLPLLEQLILKYYYEFSFSSGIELSDPPYHQKINPKRLQRKVHREETSISTKAQKALKQQREEIKSTRQLKKKKQKQQKKQKKFKQKQEKKRLKKRGH; encoded by the coding sequence ATGTTTTTACCCTCATTTCCAGAAATCCACCAGCTTTTGTTAAATAAAGTTGCAAATTCAACCGTTGGCTTGGGCTCTTCAACAAGTGCATTTAAGGAGAGGTTTAAAATGCACACAGTAACGTGCCAACTAACCATTACTTTTGATGGGTCTTTTTATCGAGCCATCTTTGAGTCATATAATCAAAATACTTATACTGTTTATCAGAAAGTATTAGGTACAACAGAGCCCAAGTTGCCTCTACTCGAGCAACTAATCTTAAAATACTATTATGAATTTTCGTTCAGCTCTGGTATAGAGCTATCTGATCCACCTTATCATCAAAAGATAAATCCAAAAAGATTACAGCGAAAGGTACATCGCGAAGAGACTAGTATTTCTACAAAAGCTCAAAAAGCATTAAAACAACAGCGTGAGGAAATAAAATCAACTCGTCAATTAAAAAAGAAAAAACAGAAGCAGCAGAAAAAACAAAAGAAATTTAAGCAAAAACAAGAAAAAAAACGACTTAAAAAACGAGGACACTAA
- a CDS encoding NAD(P)H-hydrate epimerase, producing the protein MTQLVTTEEMQELDQYTMATIGLSEEVLIERAALAALDVLGAGAYDLSNVLVLVGLGNNGADGIALARLLHQLHIPVSLQFVGNANKAKPAVKHQLQIAEACGVPRSEKSDFKQASLIIDAIFGTGLNKDLPEGLQKMVKAANHIESTVVALDLPTGVNGTTGQIMGAALKAKTTISFGFTKVGVTKNPGKKSAGQVLVKEIGIVVPDDFQFSINKQ; encoded by the coding sequence ATGACACAACTCGTGACAACAGAAGAAATGCAGGAACTAGACCAATACACGATGGCAACCATTGGCTTGTCAGAAGAGGTTTTGATTGAACGTGCCGCTTTGGCCGCTCTAGACGTCCTTGGCGCCGGAGCCTATGACCTCTCCAACGTTTTGGTCTTAGTGGGCTTGGGCAACAATGGTGCCGATGGGATCGCTCTGGCACGCCTATTGCATCAGCTGCACATTCCCGTTTCATTACAGTTTGTCGGTAATGCCAATAAGGCCAAGCCCGCGGTCAAGCACCAACTGCAAATTGCCGAAGCCTGCGGGGTTCCACGTTCTGAAAAATCAGACTTCAAGCAAGCCTCATTAATCATCGATGCCATCTTTGGTACCGGATTAAATAAAGATTTACCCGAGGGCCTGCAAAAGATGGTCAAGGCAGCTAATCACATCGAAAGTACCGTTGTTGCACTTGATCTGCCCACTGGCGTGAATGGTACCACTGGCCAAATCATGGGGGCTGCCCTAAAGGCCAAGACAACGATTTCCTTTGGCTTTACTAAAGTCGGTGTCACCAAAAATCCAGGAAAAAAGTCTGCTGGACAGGTGCTAGTCAAAGAAATTGGGATTGTTGTCCCGGATGACTTTCAGTTTTCAATTAATAAACAGTAA
- the galE gene encoding UDP-glucose 4-epimerase GalE, with amino-acid sequence MSVLVLGGAGYIGSHMVRRLLDQGQDVVVVDNLVKGHRAAVAPEAKFYQVDIRDKQALSEVFEKENIDAVVHFAAFSIVPESVAEPLMYFDNNTAGMVTLLEVMKDFDVKKIVFSSTAATYGNPVNIPIKETDPQNPINPYGESKLMMEKMMAWADSAYDIKWVALRYFNVAGAIEDGSIGEDHGPETHLVPIILQAAAGQREYIEMFGDDYKTPDGFNVRDYVHVVDLADAHILALDYLAKGNKSAQFNLGSATGFSVKEMVEAAREATGVNIEAKVGPRRPGDPDILVADSTQAREVLGWQPKFDNVKDIIKTAWNWKEKHPNGYDDRK; translated from the coding sequence ATGTCTGTATTAGTATTAGGTGGCGCTGGCTATATTGGTTCACATATGGTGCGGCGGTTGTTAGACCAAGGACAAGATGTTGTTGTTGTTGATAATTTAGTAAAGGGGCACCGAGCAGCGGTGGCACCGGAAGCTAAGTTTTATCAAGTCGACATTCGCGACAAGCAAGCCTTGTCTGAAGTTTTTGAAAAGGAAAACATCGATGCTGTCGTTCATTTTGCGGCTTTCTCAATTGTGCCAGAATCCGTTGCTGAACCATTGATGTACTTTGATAACAACACGGCGGGAATGGTGACTTTGCTGGAAGTGATGAAAGACTTTGATGTGAAGAAGATTGTCTTTTCATCAACGGCCGCTACTTACGGTAACCCAGTGAACATTCCAATCAAGGAAACAGACCCACAAAACCCAATCAACCCTTATGGGGAATCGAAGTTGATGATGGAAAAGATGATGGCTTGGGCCGATTCGGCTTATGACATCAAGTGGGTAGCCTTGCGCTACTTCAACGTGGCCGGTGCTATTGAAGATGGTTCAATTGGTGAAGACCATGGTCCAGAAACGCACTTGGTCCCCATCATCTTACAGGCGGCAGCCGGTCAACGCGAATACATCGAAATGTTTGGGGATGATTATAAGACGCCAGATGGTTTCAACGTTCGGGATTACGTCCACGTTGTGGACTTGGCAGATGCCCATATTTTAGCCTTGGATTACTTGGCCAAGGGTAACAAATCAGCTCAATTTAACTTAGGATCTGCCACTGGTTTCTCGGTTAAGGAAATGGTTGAGGCAGCCCGTGAAGCAACTGGCGTGAATATTGAGGCCAAGGTTGGGCCACGTCGTCCTGGTGACCCAGATATCTTGGTTGCAGATTCAACGCAAGCTCGAGAAGTTTTGGGTTGGCAACCAAAGTTTGATAATGTGAAGGACATCATCAAAACAGCTTGGAATTGGAAAGAAAAGCATCCAAATGGCTATGATGACCGCAAATAA
- the tmk gene encoding dTMP kinase, which yields MSEMHFLSFEGPEGAGKTTVIEAVRPYLAELAQADVLVTREPGGTPIAEGIRTLLQEKTEPAMDSWTEALLYAASRREHLVQTVQPAIAAGKVVLSDRYLDSSLAYQGGGRQLGVNRIAELNAFATQGRLPDLTIYLDLPVEIGLERIFANRKGKIDRLDEEELSFHQTVRQTYLELVEKSPERIKLVNANQDVQAVIEEVKQVLATYWR from the coding sequence ATGAGTGAAATGCATTTTTTGTCATTTGAGGGTCCGGAGGGGGCAGGAAAAACCACGGTGATTGAGGCGGTGCGTCCGTACTTAGCAGAACTGGCTCAGGCAGATGTCTTAGTAACTAGAGAACCAGGTGGAACACCGATTGCTGAAGGAATTCGAACGCTGCTCCAAGAAAAAACGGAGCCGGCAATGGATTCTTGGACGGAAGCATTGCTCTATGCCGCTTCTCGACGTGAGCACCTAGTCCAAACCGTTCAGCCGGCAATTGCTGCCGGAAAGGTGGTTTTGTCAGACCGGTACCTTGATTCATCATTGGCTTACCAAGGTGGCGGGCGTCAACTTGGGGTGAACCGGATTGCCGAACTAAACGCCTTTGCCACGCAGGGACGACTACCAGATTTAACGATTTATTTGGATTTGCCGGTCGAGATTGGGTTGGAGAGGATTTTTGCCAATCGAAAGGGTAAGATTGACCGACTGGATGAAGAGGAACTTTCTTTTCATCAGACAGTCCGTCAAACTTATTTGGAATTGGTGGAAAAAAGCCCAGAACGAATCAAGCTGGTCAATGCCAACCAAGATGTTCAAGCTGTAATTGAAGAAGTCAAGCAGGTCCTAGCGACCTATTGGAGGTAA
- the recR gene encoding recombination mediator RecR, giving the protein MQYPEPIAKLIDSYSKLPGIGAKTASRLAFYTLGMDREDVNSFANALATAKESVTFCEICGNITTKDQNPCAVCSDASRDQSTVLVLQNPKDVMAMEQTGEYHGLYHVLNGVISPSAGTGPEDINLPSLIKRLSKDEQIQEVIVGTNANTDGEATAMYLARLLKPANIKVTRLATGLAVGADIDYADQLTLIKSIEGRNEL; this is encoded by the coding sequence ATGCAATATCCAGAACCAATTGCAAAATTAATCGATTCATATTCAAAGTTACCGGGAATTGGGGCAAAAACTGCCAGCCGATTAGCTTTTTACACATTGGGGATGGACCGAGAGGATGTCAATTCCTTTGCCAATGCCTTGGCAACAGCGAAAGAATCAGTTACATTTTGCGAAATTTGCGGTAATATAACAACAAAGGATCAAAATCCTTGTGCTGTTTGTTCCGATGCTAGCCGTGACCAGAGTACAGTTTTGGTCTTACAAAACCCAAAGGATGTGATGGCAATGGAGCAGACTGGGGAATATCACGGACTTTATCATGTTTTAAATGGTGTGATTTCTCCTAGTGCCGGAACAGGGCCAGAGGATATTAATCTCCCGTCTTTAATTAAGCGTCTTTCAAAGGATGAGCAGATTCAAGAAGTGATTGTTGGGACGAACGCCAATACCGATGGTGAAGCCACCGCGATGTACTTGGCCCGCCTTTTGAAGCCGGCTAATATTAAAGTGACTCGACTAGCAACCGGCTTAGCGGTTGGGGCCGATATTGATTATGCGGATCAATTGACTTTGATTAAGTCCATCGAAGGCAGAAATGAGCTCTAA
- a CDS encoding M15 family metallopeptidase — translation MTNKKRIIVLIVGLILLVMITFLALGLHGRNQGHKTSRSQTKVTTSSLPKGVKSTDWDLVLINKQHPENQEISFTQAQVGDKVVNQKIQQSVIDFMAGAKAAGYETTLVSGYRSIEYQKEVFANVLANNENNGESEEKALAETKKVVQTPGSSEHQTGLAIDLAGNDALAKYPGLTGEMDQFASQRWLIDHAPEYGFILRYPKDEASIKETGIDYESWHFRYVGVKNAQYITKHHLTLEAYLKALKAREAS, via the coding sequence ATGACAAATAAAAAACGAATCATAGTGCTGATTGTTGGCTTGATTTTACTAGTGATGATTACCTTTTTAGCATTGGGATTACACGGGCGAAACCAGGGCCATAAGACGAGCCGGTCACAGACAAAGGTAACTACCTCAAGTCTGCCAAAGGGTGTCAAGAGCACAGACTGGGATCTTGTCTTGATTAATAAGCAACATCCAGAAAATCAGGAAATTAGTTTTACCCAAGCTCAGGTTGGTGATAAGGTCGTTAACCAAAAGATTCAGCAGAGTGTCATTGATTTTATGGCTGGGGCCAAAGCAGCTGGTTACGAGACGACCTTGGTTTCGGGCTACCGTTCAATCGAATATCAGAAGGAAGTCTTTGCGAATGTTTTAGCAAACAACGAAAATAACGGAGAATCAGAGGAAAAGGCACTGGCTGAAACCAAGAAGGTTGTGCAAACACCAGGTTCATCGGAACATCAAACCGGTTTGGCTATTGATCTGGCTGGAAATGATGCTTTAGCAAAGTATCCAGGCTTGACTGGTGAGATGGACCAGTTTGCTTCGCAGCGTTGGTTGATTGACCATGCGCCTGAATATGGTTTCATTCTTCGGTACCCAAAGGACGAGGCGTCAATTAAGGAGACAGGCATCGATTATGAGTCTTGGCATTTCAGGTATGTTGGGGTTAAAAACGCACAGTATATAACGAAACACCATTTAACCCTCGAGGCCTATTTGAAGGCTCTGAAGGCGCGAGAGGCGTCTTAA
- the rsmI gene encoding 16S rRNA (cytidine(1402)-2'-O)-methyltransferase — protein MQVQKSFAEQTTGTLYLVATPIGNLQDMSKRAIEVLSTVDLIAAEDTRHTQLLLNYFDIHNKKTALHEHNWQEKAPLIVQDLLAGQSVAQVSDAGLPSISDPGKELVAQAIAAGIPVVPVPGASAGITALIASGLVPQPFYFHGFLPRKKGDQQTVLADLARRPETLIFYEAPHRLKATMENLLTVCGPSRPVVLARELTKRYEEFLRGTTKELVDWLTENQARGEFVVMVAGASTEDLKEMAEPQQEDAKILAETADLPLDQAVAKLVTAGQKPNQAIKQVAKERGLNRQEVYKIYHQIEEDHG, from the coding sequence ATGCAGGTACAAAAAAGTTTTGCAGAACAAACAACGGGGACACTCTACCTCGTTGCCACACCGATCGGTAACCTTCAGGATATGTCAAAGCGAGCCATTGAGGTGTTATCGACCGTAGATTTGATTGCAGCTGAAGACACAAGACACACACAGTTATTACTGAACTACTTTGATATTCATAACAAAAAGACGGCCCTTCATGAGCATAACTGGCAGGAAAAGGCTCCACTGATTGTTCAAGATTTGTTGGCAGGACAGTCGGTTGCCCAGGTTTCTGATGCGGGCTTGCCTTCCATCTCAGATCCGGGGAAAGAATTAGTAGCCCAAGCAATTGCTGCTGGAATTCCAGTTGTGCCTGTGCCAGGGGCCTCAGCCGGTATCACGGCGTTAATTGCCTCTGGCCTTGTGCCACAACCCTTCTATTTTCATGGCTTCTTGCCACGAAAGAAGGGAGATCAGCAGACTGTTTTGGCGGACCTTGCTCGTCGACCCGAGACACTAATTTTTTATGAGGCCCCGCACCGCTTGAAGGCAACAATGGAAAATTTGCTTACTGTGTGTGGCCCTAGTCGACCAGTCGTCTTGGCCCGGGAGCTAACAAAGCGTTACGAGGAATTTTTGCGTGGGACCACGAAGGAGTTGGTCGACTGGCTAACTGAAAATCAGGCCCGTGGAGAATTTGTTGTGATGGTTGCCGGCGCTAGCACAGAAGACCTCAAAGAAATGGCCGAGCCACAGCAGGAGGATGCTAAGATTTTGGCTGAAACGGCTGACCTCCCTCTTGACCAAGCGGTGGCCAAGTTAGTCACGGCCGGTCAAAAGCCGAATCAAGCGATTAAGCAGGTCGCCAAAGAACGGGGATTGAACCGGCAAGAGGTTTATAAAATTTATCATCAAATCGAGGAAGATCATGGCTGA
- a CDS encoding DUF2508 family protein has product MFNKKKKVNTGFLKEKFDALLLSQINQARLEYHQAQESETAMVDSRVNGHMIQARTAVDKVKFSYLYNEARRRKAVAKQPLIFKQPQE; this is encoded by the coding sequence ATGTTTAATAAAAAGAAAAAAGTGAATACTGGTTTCCTCAAAGAAAAATTTGATGCATTACTTTTAAGTCAAATTAATCAAGCACGTTTAGAATACCACCAAGCGCAAGAGTCCGAAACGGCAATGGTTGATTCGCGGGTTAACGGTCATATGATTCAAGCCCGAACGGCAGTCGACAAGGTGAAGTTCTCCTACCTTTACAATGAGGCTCGACGTCGCAAGGCAGTGGCGAAGCAACCGCTGATTTTCAAGCAACCACAGGAATAG
- a CDS encoding helix-turn-helix domain-containing protein: MKALTTNFVDALTIKKARERLNYGQLAEKTGVNSVTISRIINRKVDTVQERTFDKLNDWLLEEV, translated from the coding sequence ATGAAAGCATTAACAACAAACTTTGTTGACGCCTTAACGATTAAGAAGGCACGAGAACGCCTGAACTATGGGCAGCTAGCGGAAAAAACAGGAGTTAATAGCGTGACTATCTCACGAATTATCAACCGCAAGGTAGATACAGTACAAGAGCGAACGTTCGACAAGTTGAACGACTGGCTACTGGAGGAGGTATAG
- a CDS encoding DNA polymerase III subunit delta gives MAKRNSNKGQTAQNTAAPALVDQDFQAMAAAAYPANYRQLEQAVAEDRLSHLYLLAGVGNAEKIALAQSLASFVLGQDELTKQRLAAFDHPDFVTVLPEKPGAAIKIAQIRALVPELTTTALEGQRKIFVIDQADTLTTAAANSLLKFIEEPAGPQLILLLANQTSDVLATIRSRAQLVSLQASDQVNLGSQVAQEAFAKEAQPKVFKWFELAMTEDVALMAYLQGQLLPMVTVKDQENQVLSWLQLLGRDIAVYSYVDQDQLAFPQLLGFYQGMVKRYQPDQLLAVGKLILQTDQLKNVNISWQSRLEKLGLEITMALG, from the coding sequence ATGGCTAAAAGAAATAGTAACAAGGGTCAAACAGCCCAAAATACTGCAGCACCAGCTCTTGTTGACCAAGATTTTCAGGCAATGGCAGCAGCGGCCTATCCGGCTAATTACCGCCAGCTTGAGCAAGCGGTGGCTGAAGACCGTCTTTCACACCTCTATTTGTTAGCTGGTGTGGGCAATGCTGAAAAAATTGCCTTGGCGCAGTCGTTGGCTTCTTTTGTACTTGGTCAAGATGAGCTAACGAAGCAGCGGCTGGCCGCTTTTGATCACCCAGATTTTGTGACCGTTTTACCCGAAAAGCCGGGAGCGGCGATTAAAATTGCACAAATCAGGGCCTTGGTCCCAGAACTGACAACAACTGCCTTGGAAGGACAGCGAAAAATTTTCGTGATTGACCAGGCGGATACGTTGACGACAGCAGCGGCTAATTCACTGTTGAAATTTATCGAGGAGCCGGCGGGTCCACAATTAATTTTGCTTTTAGCAAATCAGACCAGCGATGTGTTGGCAACGATTCGGTCGCGCGCCCAGTTAGTGAGCCTCCAGGCATCCGACCAAGTAAACCTTGGTAGTCAGGTTGCTCAAGAAGCTTTTGCCAAGGAGGCCCAACCGAAGGTTTTTAAGTGGTTTGAACTGGCGATGACAGAGGATGTGGCTTTAATGGCATACCTACAGGGACAACTTTTGCCCATGGTGACCGTCAAGGACCAGGAAAATCAGGTTCTATCCTGGCTTCAGTTGCTTGGTCGCGACATAGCTGTTTATTCTTATGTTGACCAAGACCAATTGGCTTTTCCGCAGTTGCTTGGTTTTTATCAGGGAATGGTTAAGCGTTATCAGCCTGACCAGTTATTAGCGGTTGGGAAGCTGATTTTACAAACCGATCAGTTGAAGAATGTTAATATTTCTTGGCAAAGTCGGTTAGAAAAATTGGGACTCGAAATCACAATGGCCTTGGGATAG
- the rlmH gene encoding 23S rRNA (pseudouridine(1915)-N(3))-methyltransferase RlmH: MKIKVLTVGKLKEDYLKKGIAEYAKRLNRFGTVEMVEVSDEKTPEKASAAENQQIMVKEAERIQSKIGERDFVVVLAIEGQELASEDFAEKLEAAKNTGHGTLTFIIGGSLGLDPVVKKRANLLLSFGRLTLPHQLMRLVLVEQIYRAMMISAGSTYHK; the protein is encoded by the coding sequence ATGAAAATTAAAGTATTAACAGTTGGAAAATTAAAAGAAGATTATCTGAAAAAGGGAATCGCGGAATACGCCAAGCGGTTGAATCGCTTTGGTACCGTCGAAATGGTGGAAGTTTCTGATGAAAAAACGCCTGAAAAAGCCTCAGCAGCTGAAAATCAACAAATTATGGTGAAGGAAGCGGAGCGAATTCAGAGTAAAATTGGTGAACGCGACTTTGTCGTTGTTTTAGCGATTGAAGGACAGGAGCTGGCCTCAGAAGACTTCGCGGAAAAATTGGAAGCTGCCAAGAACACGGGTCATGGTACCTTAACCTTTATTATTGGTGGATCACTGGGACTGGATCCCGTCGTTAAAAAGCGGGCCAACCTTTTACTCTCTTTTGGAAGATTGACACTACCACACCAGTTGATGCGTTTGGTGCTGGTTGAACAGATATATCGAGCAATGATGATTTCAGCGGGATCTACTTATCATAAATAA